In Passer domesticus isolate bPasDom1 chromosome 9, bPasDom1.hap1, whole genome shotgun sequence, a genomic segment contains:
- the SLMAP gene encoding sarcolemmal membrane-associated protein isoform X34, producing the protein MPRYENQARVKESNDLSDTLSPSKEKSSDDTTDAQMDDQDLNEPIVKVALLKDELQGAQSETEAKQEIQQLHKELIEAQELARTSKQKCFELQALLEEERKAYRVQVEESNKQINALQAQLRRLQEEIENLRKEKENEISTTRNELVSAQNEILSLQKVAEKAASERDTDISTLQAELQTVRAELDRWRKDASDYEKEIVTLQSSFRLKCQQCEEQQREEASRLKDELEKLKAEWIALEAECVKLRKENTSLTSELQRQEKELSSSQKQSLALTSDISVLEMSRKELENQMGSLKEKHQRDAASLKTQLSEAESQAKDFQKEYERTQTVLSELKAKYEVAEQQNQSLTEELKQCKENLKLLQEKGNNRQWPWMPVMAALVAVTAVVLYPGLTRASP; encoded by the exons AAAACCAAGCACGAGTCAAAGAATCGAACGATTTGTCTGACACCCTTAGCCCAAGCAAGGAAAAAAGCAGCGACGACACTACAG atgCTCAAATGGATGACCAAGATCTAAATGAACCTATTGTCAAAGTAGCTCTTCTAAAAG ATGAATTGCAGGGTGCACAATCAGAGACTGAGGCTAAGCAAGAAATTCAGCAACTGCACAAGGAGCTGATTGAAGCCCAAGAGCTAGCTAGGACAAGTAAACAAAAATGCTTTGAACTTCAAG CTCTCTtggaagaagagagaaaagcatATCGAGTGCAAGTTGAAGAATCCAACAAGCAAATAAATGCTCTGCAAG CCCAGTTGCGAAGGTTACAAGAAGAAATTGAGAATCTTCgcaaggaaaaggagaatgaaattTCAACCACTCGAAATGAACTAGTCAGTGCTCAAAATGAGATTCTGTCACTTCAAAAAGTAGCAGAAAAAGCAGCCTCAGAACGAGACACAGATATTTCCACCTTGCAAGCTGAGCTGCAGACGGTGCGAGCGGAGCTTGACCGGTGGAGGAAAGATGCCTCGgattatgaaaaagaaattgtcACTCTGCAATCCAGTTTCAGGCTCAAATGCCAGcagtgtgaggagcagcagagggaagaggCCTCTCGCCTGAAAG ATGAACTTGAAAAGTTGAAGGCAGAGTGGATTGCTCTGGAAGCTGAATGTGTTAAACTGAGGAAGGAAAATACTTCACTTACATCTGAACTTCAGCGACAAGAGAAGGAGCTTTCTAG ctCTCAGAAGCAGAGTTTAGCACTAACCAGCGATATAAGTGTTCTTGAAATGTCTCGGAAGGAACTTGAAAATCAGATGGGatctttgaaagaaaaacatcaACGGGATGCAGCCAGTCTGAAAACTCAACTCAGTGAAGCTGAAAGTCAAGCAAAAGATTTTCAGAAAGAG TATGAAAGAACACAGACTGTGCTCTCGGAGCTGAAGGCAAAGTATGAGGTGGCTGAACAACAAAACCAGTCGCTCACCGAGGAGCTCAAACAATGTAAAGAAAACCTGAAGCTGCtacaagaaaaaggaaacaat AGACAATGGCCTTGGATGCCTGTGATGGCAGCTTTGGTTGCTGTAACAGCCGTGGTGCTGTACCCAGGCCTAACCAGAGCTTCTCCATGA
- the SLMAP gene encoding sarcolemmal membrane-associated protein isoform X35, which translates to MENQARVKESNDLSDTLSPSKEKSSDDTTDAQMDDQDLNEPIVKVALLKDELQGAQSETEAKQEIQQLHKELIEAQELARTSKQKCFELQALLEEERKAYRVQVEESNKQINALQAQLRRLQEEIENLRKEKENEISTTRNELVSAQNEILSLQKVAEKAASERDTDISTLQAELQTVRAELDRWRKDASDYEKEIVTLQSSFRLKCQQCEEQQREEASRLKDELEKLKAEWIALEAECVKLRKENTSLTSELQRQEKELSSSQKQSLALTSDISVLEMSRKELENQMGSLKEKHQRDAASLKTQLSEAESQAKDFQKEYERTQTVLSELKAKYEVAEQQNQSLTEELKQCKENLKLLQEKGNNRQWPWMPVMAALVAVTAVVLYPGLTRASP; encoded by the exons AAAACCAAGCACGAGTCAAAGAATCGAACGATTTGTCTGACACCCTTAGCCCAAGCAAGGAAAAAAGCAGCGACGACACTACAG atgCTCAAATGGATGACCAAGATCTAAATGAACCTATTGTCAAAGTAGCTCTTCTAAAAG ATGAATTGCAGGGTGCACAATCAGAGACTGAGGCTAAGCAAGAAATTCAGCAACTGCACAAGGAGCTGATTGAAGCCCAAGAGCTAGCTAGGACAAGTAAACAAAAATGCTTTGAACTTCAAG CTCTCTtggaagaagagagaaaagcatATCGAGTGCAAGTTGAAGAATCCAACAAGCAAATAAATGCTCTGCAAG CCCAGTTGCGAAGGTTACAAGAAGAAATTGAGAATCTTCgcaaggaaaaggagaatgaaattTCAACCACTCGAAATGAACTAGTCAGTGCTCAAAATGAGATTCTGTCACTTCAAAAAGTAGCAGAAAAAGCAGCCTCAGAACGAGACACAGATATTTCCACCTTGCAAGCTGAGCTGCAGACGGTGCGAGCGGAGCTTGACCGGTGGAGGAAAGATGCCTCGgattatgaaaaagaaattgtcACTCTGCAATCCAGTTTCAGGCTCAAATGCCAGcagtgtgaggagcagcagagggaagaggCCTCTCGCCTGAAAG ATGAACTTGAAAAGTTGAAGGCAGAGTGGATTGCTCTGGAAGCTGAATGTGTTAAACTGAGGAAGGAAAATACTTCACTTACATCTGAACTTCAGCGACAAGAGAAGGAGCTTTCTAG ctCTCAGAAGCAGAGTTTAGCACTAACCAGCGATATAAGTGTTCTTGAAATGTCTCGGAAGGAACTTGAAAATCAGATGGGatctttgaaagaaaaacatcaACGGGATGCAGCCAGTCTGAAAACTCAACTCAGTGAAGCTGAAAGTCAAGCAAAAGATTTTCAGAAAGAG TATGAAAGAACACAGACTGTGCTCTCGGAGCTGAAGGCAAAGTATGAGGTGGCTGAACAACAAAACCAGTCGCTCACCGAGGAGCTCAAACAATGTAAAGAAAACCTGAAGCTGCtacaagaaaaaggaaacaat AGACAATGGCCTTGGATGCCTGTGATGGCAGCTTTGGTTGCTGTAACAGCCGTGGTGCTGTACCCAGGCCTAACCAGAGCTTCTCCATGA
- the SLMAP gene encoding sarcolemmal membrane-associated protein isoform X36, producing the protein MDDQDLNEPIVKVALLKDELQGAQSETEAKQEIQQLHKELIEAQELARTSKQKCFELQALLEEERKAYRVQVEESNKQINALQAQLRRLQEEIENLRKEKENEISTTRNELVSAQNEILSLQKVAEKAASERDTDISTLQAELQTVRAELDRWRKDASDYEKEIVTLQSSFRLKCQQCEEQQREEASRLKDELEKLKAEWIALEAECVKLRKENTSLTSELQRQEKELSSSQKQSLALTSDISVLEMSRKELENQMGSLKEKHQRDAASLKTQLSEAESQAKDFQKEYERTQTVLSELKAKYEVAEQQNQSLTEELKQCKENLKLLQEKGNNRQWPWMPVMAALVAVTAVVLYPGLTRASP; encoded by the exons ATGGATGACCAAGATCTAAATGAACCTATTGTCAAAGTAGCTCTTCTAAAAG ATGAATTGCAGGGTGCACAATCAGAGACTGAGGCTAAGCAAGAAATTCAGCAACTGCACAAGGAGCTGATTGAAGCCCAAGAGCTAGCTAGGACAAGTAAACAAAAATGCTTTGAACTTCAAG CTCTCTtggaagaagagagaaaagcatATCGAGTGCAAGTTGAAGAATCCAACAAGCAAATAAATGCTCTGCAAG CCCAGTTGCGAAGGTTACAAGAAGAAATTGAGAATCTTCgcaaggaaaaggagaatgaaattTCAACCACTCGAAATGAACTAGTCAGTGCTCAAAATGAGATTCTGTCACTTCAAAAAGTAGCAGAAAAAGCAGCCTCAGAACGAGACACAGATATTTCCACCTTGCAAGCTGAGCTGCAGACGGTGCGAGCGGAGCTTGACCGGTGGAGGAAAGATGCCTCGgattatgaaaaagaaattgtcACTCTGCAATCCAGTTTCAGGCTCAAATGCCAGcagtgtgaggagcagcagagggaagaggCCTCTCGCCTGAAAG ATGAACTTGAAAAGTTGAAGGCAGAGTGGATTGCTCTGGAAGCTGAATGTGTTAAACTGAGGAAGGAAAATACTTCACTTACATCTGAACTTCAGCGACAAGAGAAGGAGCTTTCTAG ctCTCAGAAGCAGAGTTTAGCACTAACCAGCGATATAAGTGTTCTTGAAATGTCTCGGAAGGAACTTGAAAATCAGATGGGatctttgaaagaaaaacatcaACGGGATGCAGCCAGTCTGAAAACTCAACTCAGTGAAGCTGAAAGTCAAGCAAAAGATTTTCAGAAAGAG TATGAAAGAACACAGACTGTGCTCTCGGAGCTGAAGGCAAAGTATGAGGTGGCTGAACAACAAAACCAGTCGCTCACCGAGGAGCTCAAACAATGTAAAGAAAACCTGAAGCTGCtacaagaaaaaggaaacaat AGACAATGGCCTTGGATGCCTGTGATGGCAGCTTTGGTTGCTGTAACAGCCGTGGTGCTGTACCCAGGCCTAACCAGAGCTTCTCCATGA